The Dehalobacter sp. 12DCB1 region CAAGAGATTTCTACATAAGCAGAATATCTACTTACATAGGGTTTTCCATAATCACTAAGCAATTGTAGAAAAGGATACTTTTGTCTTTATATGATTAGGTCTCTAAAAACAATTTAACATACTCGTCATTTATTAATCGATTAGAAACAAAAAGCTTTTGCTGGGAAGATCTAATTTTCCCTTCAGATCTATACTGATTGAAGATATTGCACACTGTAACCCTGGATAAGCCAATGAGTTGCGCGATTTGGGTATGTGACAGGTTAATCGGCAACTCATACCAATCCCTTGCTTCCCTATATTCCATGTATTGAAGCAAAGTAATAAAGAAATATACTAGCTTTTTCTCCGAAGGAAAATACGTAGATAAATTAATCATTTGATAAGCACTTTTACATCTGGTGAATATACTATCAATCATCTCAAGATTTAAATCGATATCCTCTCTCATCCCCTGAATCAGAATGTCCCGGGAAACCAAGTAAAACTCACAGTCTCGGATAGCTTTGAAAGATAAGGGAATCGGCACCTGGTCTAAAGCCGCTGCTAAGCCAAAAGGCCTTTTTGGCCCAAGTATAGAAGCAATCCTAGAATCCCCGGCAGGATTATTGAAACAAAGAGCAACCCAACCTTCGACAATGTAGTACCCATGTTGCACAATTTCTCCTTCATGCAAGATGGTGGTTCCTTTTTCAAAGCTCTTTTTAAAGCCCTTTTCCTTCACATAATTAAAGAACCTGTCACTGGCTGGCGGATTCGCCCACTGTAAATACATAGAAGAATGCAACACATCCATATTCATTCCTCCTGAAAGCAATTGATGATCTTTTAATTTGCCCTATTAATATTTAGCAAAAAGTCCATCGCTTTTCTCCGTAAATACTGTGTCTCCACAAAATGGATGTCAGTAAACATTTCAGACAATTGCCCACTTTCCTGGTCTTTTCTCAGACGACCTCCGAGATATCCGCGCTCTTCTGCTGTAAGTCCAATTTCTTCCGCCTCAATCACTGCATCTAAAATCCGATCCCTGATCATTCTCTTAGCTGCTTCTTCCTTACATTCCTCCAATAATTCGTCAGCTGTTATCTTTCTACCCATCAAATAATTGATGAGTTCGATCCCGTCGACATTCTTGATTTCCTTGGCAAATTTATTGTACAAATCTTCCGCTGCTTGATTAAGATTTTCTTCTCCAAATTCATATTTACTCTGCGCGATGATGGCCTGAAACACAATATTAAGATTGCCTTCCCATTCTTTGGACTTTTTTTCCTCAAAGATTTTCTCAGTCAGTTTCTGCTTTAAGTCCTGAAGCGTTTTCAGACTTGGATCAATTTCCTGAATAATGTCTTCCGTCAGTTCCGGCTTTTCAATTCGAAATACACGTGTGATTTTAATGTTAAATATAAGTTCACGTCCCAATAAATGTTGAGATTGAAGAATATCCGA contains the following coding sequences:
- a CDS encoding trigger factor, coding for MKHFELGQYKGLNLKFFDTSVKEHEIDEAMNHLINSLEKIEIEKNESIEIGDYVIINMEGVEENTSVPVVREYDYQFRVGDDALIPKLTSNLLGKKTGDLVIFKKTIQSDILQSQHLLGRELIFNIKITRVFRIEKPELTEDIIQEIDPSLKTLQDLKQKLTEKIFEEKKSKEWEGNLNIVFQAIIAQSKYEFGEENLNQAAEDLYNKFAKEIKNVDGIELINYLMGRKITADELLEECKEEAAKRMIRDRILDAVIEAEEIGLTAEERGYLGGRLRKDQESGQLSEMFTDIHFVETQYLRRKAMDFLLNINRAN
- a CDS encoding Crp/Fnr family transcriptional regulator — translated: MDVLHSSMYLQWANPPASDRFFNYVKEKGFKKSFEKGTTILHEGEIVQHGYYIVEGWVALCFNNPAGDSRIASILGPKRPFGLAAALDQVPIPLSFKAIRDCEFYLVSRDILIQGMREDIDLNLEMIDSIFTRCKSAYQMINLSTYFPSEKKLVYFFITLLQYMEYREARDWYELPINLSHTQIAQLIGLSRVTVCNIFNQYRSEGKIRSSQQKLFVSNRLINDEYVKLFLET